A region of Antedon mediterranea chromosome 8, ecAntMedi1.1, whole genome shotgun sequence DNA encodes the following proteins:
- the LOC140056677 gene encoding chloride channel protein C-like isoform X3 produces the protein MMALIGFSTGFIGFLLHQSIDLISDFKWEKTEEYIQESYAKSWGWLFGISLALVLFGSGIVVFLRPSAAGSGMPELIGFLNGTLVRNIFNVKTLVVKFLSCLCAVSSGLPVGPEGPMIHMGSLIGAGLSQCKSRTLKFTLPIFERFRNPEDRRNFISAGSAAGVASAFGAPVGGLLFAMEEVSSFWSMKLSWQIFFCCMISTFTTDLFNSAFQAFRYQGNFGLFTSDKYILFQVRKGLDVNILMFFPTVIIGVLGGVLGGLFVFCNLKLARFRRAKLAKINNKITKKVARLLEPCIIVAIMATASVFLPAIFDCSPFTCYYENESGKPPSDFSPKCLDNPAGSTEKEVSYYTCTRGIVVKEGENITFSNDTFSQVATLLFVTGEEAIHHLFSRETHWEFTFGPLFTVLIFYFFMACWSCGPSISSGLVVPMLYIGALYGRIVGLIMVTLFGVHSTDDIYWAWMDPGAFALIGAASFFGGVSRLTMSLTVIMMEITNDIQFLLPIMVAIMVAKWVGDAFTHPIYHALLEVKCIPFLDSEPVIFHDGKSINLELHSAADAMASPPTVLQCRPTVSELAHVLLDTAYGGFPVVETGPLGNRNEFKGLINRNEICVLLSYESIFERSDAAQDDEVEIPKLDYQTIAVENLENPEVLEECLHQYCEDDKFQHMTVNLKPYVNMSAPCIPSTFSLHRTYIIFRTLGLRHLTVVDHKNCVVGMISRKDLMGFKIEESIAPILKRRQEAERNPVEMTNSTSATMIMSIESD, from the exons ATGATGGCGTTGATTGGGTTTTCTACAGGTTTCATTGGTTTCCTTTTGCATCAATCAATTGATCTTATCTCAGATTTTAAATGGGAGAAAACAGAAGAATATATacag gaaAGCTATGCAAAATCTTGGGGATGGTTATTTGGCATTAGTCTGGCTTTAGTTCTTTTTGGTAGTGGTATTGTTGTG TTCCTTAGGCCGTCAGCAGCAGGATCTGGCATGCCTGAACTAATAGGTTTTCTAAACGGTACACTGGTACGAAACATCTTTAATGTCAAGACACTGGTTGTAAAGTTCCTGTCCTGCTTATGTGCTGTTAGTAGTGGACTGCCTGTTGGCCCTGAGGGGCCTATGATTCATATGGG TTCTTTGATAGGAGCAGGCTTAAGCCAGTGTAAGTCAAGAACGCTAAAATTCACTTTGCCAATATTTGAAAGATTTAGAAATCCTGAAGACAG ACGCAACTTCATCTCAGCTGGATCTGCTGCAGGGGTTGCTTCAGCGTTTGGTGCACCTGTTGGTGGCCTCTTGTTTGCAATGGAAGAGGTGTCATCCTTCTGGAGTATGAAGCTTTCATGGCAGATCTTTTTCTGTTGTATGATATCAACGTTTACCACAGACTTGTTCAATTCAGCATTCCAAGCGTTTAGATACCAGGGGAACTTTGGTTTATTTACTTCTGATAAATACATtctttttcag GTTCGCAAAGGTTTAGATGTtaatattttgatgttttttccAACCGTTATAATTGGTGTACTTGGTGGTGTCCTAGGAGGACTATTTGTGTTTTGTAATCTAAAATTAGCCAGATTTCGTCGAGCAAAATTGGCCAAAATCAACAataaaataacgaaaaaagtTGCTAGACTGTTAGAGCCTTGTATCATTGTT GCAATAATGGCAACAGCTAGTGTCTTCCTGCCAGCTATATTTGATTGTAGTCCTTTCACATGCTACTATGAAAACGAATCAGGAAA gCCACCATCAGACTTCAGCCCCAAATGTTTGGACAACCCTGCTGGGTCTACAGAAAAAGAAGTCAGTTACTATACTTGTACCCGTGGAATTGTTGTGAAAGAAGGCGAgaatattacattttcaaatGATACATTTAGTCAAG TTGCTACATTACTGTTTGTAACCGGGGAAGAAGCAATCCATCATCTATTCTCACGTGAAACACATTGGGAGTTCACCTTCGGTCCCTTGTTCACCGTTCTAATATTCTACTTCTTCATGGCATGTTGGAGCTGTGGCCCATCAATCTCAAGTGGTTTAGTTGTGCCTATGTT gtaTATTGGTGCTCTGTATGGTcgaattgtaggcctaataatggtCACTTTGTTTGGAGTGCACTCTACCGATGATATCTATTGGGCTTGGATGGATCCTGGAGCCTTCGCTCTTATAGGAGCAGCTTCATTCTTCGGTGGTGTATCTCGTCTTACCATGTCACTCACAGTTATCATG atggaGATAACAAATGATATTCAATTTCTACTTCCCATTATGGTTGCTATTATGGTTGCTAAGTGGGTTGGAGATGCATTTACACATCCCATTTACCACGCCCTTCTAGAGGTCAAATGTATACCATTCCTTGATTCCGAGCCTGTAATATTTCATGATGGTAAAAG CATTAATCTTGAGCTACATTCAGCAGCTGATGCAATGGCCTCACCACCTACAGTACTTCAATGCCGGCCAACTGTTAGTGAACTAGCTCACGTTCTTCTGGACACAGCATATGGTGGTTTCCCTGTGGTCGAAACCGGGCCTCTTGGCAACCGCAATGAATTTAAGGGCCTCATAAATAG AAATGAAATATGTGTTCTGCTTTCCTATGAATCAATATTTGAGAGATCAGACGCAGCTCAAGATGATGAAGTTGAAATTCCTAAACTTGATTATCAGACG ATTGCGGTGGAAAACCTGGAAAATCCAGAGGTTCTAGAAGAGTGTCTTCACCAGTATTGTGAAGATGATAAGTTTCAACATATGACAGTTAACTTg AAACCCTATGTTAATATGTCTGCTCCATGCATTCCAAGCACATTCTCTTTGCACCGTACCTACATAATATTTCGCACACTTGGTCTGCGTCATCTAACTGTTGTGGATCACAAGAACTGTGTTGTGGGCATGATATCGCGCAAAGACTTGATGGGATTCAAGATCGAGGAGAGCATTGCACCTATACTAAAACGAAGACAAGAGGCTGAACGAAATCCGGTTGAAATGACAAAC AGTACCAGTGCCACCATGATCATGTCCATAGAGTCAGACTAG
- the LOC140056386 gene encoding zinc finger protein SNAI2-like — protein sequence MPRSFLIKKHYNHQYHFKRLQHSIQRAAFNPLTDVIRKPIRPEPLAIKSLNERVVQLCYMTCYPSETACCDSGIKIADAAPVMHSVISPQETVIGTIVPSTKENPRKKKEPQNSDQKHQCPECNKVYVTSSGLSKHRQFYCDAQSKKSFKCKYCDKEYMSLGALKMHIRTHTLPCKCTFCGKAFSRPWLLQGHIRTHTGEKPFSCHHCKRAFADRSNLRAHLQTHSDVKKYCCKKCGKTFSRMSLLNKHDDVGCSSHGRTEKH from the exons ATGCCGCGGTCATTTTTGATCAAGAAACACTACAACCACCAGTATCATTTTAAGAGACTGCAACATTCTATACAAAGAGCAG caTTCAATCCCTTAACAGATGTTATACGAAAACCCATACGACCGGAACCTTTAGCCATCAAGTCGCTGAACGAAAGGGTTGTCCAGCTATGCTACATGACATGCTACCCGTCTGAGACGGCATGCTGTGACAGCGGAATAAAGATCGCTGACGCAGCACCTGTTATGCACTCTGTCATCTCTCCACAAGAGACAGTTATAGGGACTATTGTACCATCAACTAAGGAGAACCCAAGGAAGAAGAAAGAACCTCAGAATTCTGATCAGAAACACCAATGTCCGGAATGCAATAAAGTTTATGTGACGTCAAGTGGACTTAGCAAACACCGACAGTTTTACTGTGATGCCCAAAgtaagaaaagcttcaaatgtAAATATTGCGATAAGGAGTATATGTCACTTGGAGCACTAAAGATGCACATCAGGACTCATACACTTCCGTGCAAGTGCACCTTCTGCGGAAAAGCATTCTCTAGGCCTTGGCTTCTGCAAGGTCACATCCGCACCCATACAGGAGAAAAGCCCTTCTCCTGCCATCACTGTAAAAGAGCGTTCGCTGACAGATCGAACTTGAGGGCTCATCTACAAACGCATTCGGATGTTAAGAAATACTGTTGTAAAAAGTGTGGGAAAACTTTTTCTCGGATGTCACTACTAAACAAACACGATGACGTTGGGTGTTCGTCTCACGGAAGGACAGAGAAGCATTAA
- the LOC140056677 gene encoding chloride channel protein C-like isoform X2: MSRRRKLVVNSTFDDDHSESHPSDDNSRFFARGRDFESRYVNHKYTRQERELLATYESLDYLPPHSQAYKTWLRKQPARLEWDRWVMMALIGFSTGFIGFLLHQSIDLISDFKWEKTEEYIQESYAKSWGWLFGISLALVLFGSGIVVFLRPSAAGSGMPELIGFLNGTLVRNIFNVKTLVVKFLSCLCAVSSGLPVGPEGPMIHMGSLIGAGLSQCKSRTLKFTLPIFERFRNPEDRRNFISAGSAAGVASAFGAPVGGLLFAMEEVSSFWSMKLSWQIFFCCMISTFTTDLFNSAFQAFRYQGNFGLFTSDKYILFQVRKGLDVNILMFFPTVIIGVLGGVLGGLFVFCNLKLARFRRAKLAKINNKITKKVARLLEPCIIVAIMATASVFLPAIFDCSPFTCYYENESGKPPSDFSPKCLDNPAGSTEKEVSYYTCTRGIVVKEGENITFSNDTFSQVATLLFVTGEEAIHHLFSRETHWEFTFGPLFTVLIFYFFMACWSCGPSISSGLVVPMLYIGALYGRIVGLIMVTLFGVHSTDDIYWAWMDPGAFALIGAASFFGGVSRLTMSLTVIMMEITNDIQFLLPIMVAIMVAKWVGDAFTHPIYHALLEVKCIPFLDSEPVIFHDGKSINLELHSAADAMASPPTVLQCRPTVSELAHVLLDTAYGGFPVVETGPLGNRNEFKGLINRNEICVLLSYESIFERSDAAQDDEVEIPKLDYQTIAVENLENPEVLEECLHQYCEDDKFQHMTVNLKPYVNMSAPCIPSTFSLHRTYIIFRTLGLRHLTVVDHKNCVVGMISRKDLMGFKIEESIAPILKRRQEAERNPVEMTNNSGVV; the protein is encoded by the exons ATGTCCAGAAGAAGAAAACTTGTCGTAAATTCAACATTTGATGATGATCACTCTGAATCACATCCATCTGACGATAACAGTCGATTTTTTGCAAGAGGAAGAGATTTTGAAAGTCGTTACGTAAACCACAAGTACACAAGACAGGAACGTGAGTTGTTGGCCACGTATGAGAGTCTTGACTACCTGCCTCCTCACAGCCAGGCTTATAAGACTTGGCTGAGAAAACAACCAGCAAG GTTGGAATGGGACCGATGGGTAATGATGGCGTTGATTGGGTTTTCTACAGGTTTCATTGGTTTCCTTTTGCATCAATCAATTGATCTTATCTCAGATTTTAAATGGGAGAAAACAGAAGAATATATacag gaaAGCTATGCAAAATCTTGGGGATGGTTATTTGGCATTAGTCTGGCTTTAGTTCTTTTTGGTAGTGGTATTGTTGTG TTCCTTAGGCCGTCAGCAGCAGGATCTGGCATGCCTGAACTAATAGGTTTTCTAAACGGTACACTGGTACGAAACATCTTTAATGTCAAGACACTGGTTGTAAAGTTCCTGTCCTGCTTATGTGCTGTTAGTAGTGGACTGCCTGTTGGCCCTGAGGGGCCTATGATTCATATGGG TTCTTTGATAGGAGCAGGCTTAAGCCAGTGTAAGTCAAGAACGCTAAAATTCACTTTGCCAATATTTGAAAGATTTAGAAATCCTGAAGACAG ACGCAACTTCATCTCAGCTGGATCTGCTGCAGGGGTTGCTTCAGCGTTTGGTGCACCTGTTGGTGGCCTCTTGTTTGCAATGGAAGAGGTGTCATCCTTCTGGAGTATGAAGCTTTCATGGCAGATCTTTTTCTGTTGTATGATATCAACGTTTACCACAGACTTGTTCAATTCAGCATTCCAAGCGTTTAGATACCAGGGGAACTTTGGTTTATTTACTTCTGATAAATACATtctttttcag GTTCGCAAAGGTTTAGATGTtaatattttgatgttttttccAACCGTTATAATTGGTGTACTTGGTGGTGTCCTAGGAGGACTATTTGTGTTTTGTAATCTAAAATTAGCCAGATTTCGTCGAGCAAAATTGGCCAAAATCAACAataaaataacgaaaaaagtTGCTAGACTGTTAGAGCCTTGTATCATTGTT GCAATAATGGCAACAGCTAGTGTCTTCCTGCCAGCTATATTTGATTGTAGTCCTTTCACATGCTACTATGAAAACGAATCAGGAAA gCCACCATCAGACTTCAGCCCCAAATGTTTGGACAACCCTGCTGGGTCTACAGAAAAAGAAGTCAGTTACTATACTTGTACCCGTGGAATTGTTGTGAAAGAAGGCGAgaatattacattttcaaatGATACATTTAGTCAAG TTGCTACATTACTGTTTGTAACCGGGGAAGAAGCAATCCATCATCTATTCTCACGTGAAACACATTGGGAGTTCACCTTCGGTCCCTTGTTCACCGTTCTAATATTCTACTTCTTCATGGCATGTTGGAGCTGTGGCCCATCAATCTCAAGTGGTTTAGTTGTGCCTATGTT gtaTATTGGTGCTCTGTATGGTcgaattgtaggcctaataatggtCACTTTGTTTGGAGTGCACTCTACCGATGATATCTATTGGGCTTGGATGGATCCTGGAGCCTTCGCTCTTATAGGAGCAGCTTCATTCTTCGGTGGTGTATCTCGTCTTACCATGTCACTCACAGTTATCATG atggaGATAACAAATGATATTCAATTTCTACTTCCCATTATGGTTGCTATTATGGTTGCTAAGTGGGTTGGAGATGCATTTACACATCCCATTTACCACGCCCTTCTAGAGGTCAAATGTATACCATTCCTTGATTCCGAGCCTGTAATATTTCATGATGGTAAAAG CATTAATCTTGAGCTACATTCAGCAGCTGATGCAATGGCCTCACCACCTACAGTACTTCAATGCCGGCCAACTGTTAGTGAACTAGCTCACGTTCTTCTGGACACAGCATATGGTGGTTTCCCTGTGGTCGAAACCGGGCCTCTTGGCAACCGCAATGAATTTAAGGGCCTCATAAATAG AAATGAAATATGTGTTCTGCTTTCCTATGAATCAATATTTGAGAGATCAGACGCAGCTCAAGATGATGAAGTTGAAATTCCTAAACTTGATTATCAGACG ATTGCGGTGGAAAACCTGGAAAATCCAGAGGTTCTAGAAGAGTGTCTTCACCAGTATTGTGAAGATGATAAGTTTCAACATATGACAGTTAACTTg AAACCCTATGTTAATATGTCTGCTCCATGCATTCCAAGCACATTCTCTTTGCACCGTACCTACATAATATTTCGCACACTTGGTCTGCGTCATCTAACTGTTGTGGATCACAAGAACTGTGTTGTGGGCATGATATCGCGCAAAGACTTGATGGGATTCAAGATCGAGGAGAGCATTGCACCTATACTAAAACGAAGACAAGAGGCTGAACGAAATCCGGTTGAAATGACAAAC aatTCTGGTGTTGTTTGA
- the LOC140056677 gene encoding chloride channel protein C-like isoform X1, translating into MSRRRKLVVNSTFDDDHSESHPSDDNSRFFARGRDFESRYVNHKYTRQERELLATYESLDYLPPHSQAYKTWLRKQPARLEWDRWVMMALIGFSTGFIGFLLHQSIDLISDFKWEKTEEYIQESYAKSWGWLFGISLALVLFGSGIVVFLRPSAAGSGMPELIGFLNGTLVRNIFNVKTLVVKFLSCLCAVSSGLPVGPEGPMIHMGSLIGAGLSQCKSRTLKFTLPIFERFRNPEDRRNFISAGSAAGVASAFGAPVGGLLFAMEEVSSFWSMKLSWQIFFCCMISTFTTDLFNSAFQAFRYQGNFGLFTSDKYILFQVRKGLDVNILMFFPTVIIGVLGGVLGGLFVFCNLKLARFRRAKLAKINNKITKKVARLLEPCIIVAIMATASVFLPAIFDCSPFTCYYENESGKPPSDFSPKCLDNPAGSTEKEVSYYTCTRGIVVKEGENITFSNDTFSQVATLLFVTGEEAIHHLFSRETHWEFTFGPLFTVLIFYFFMACWSCGPSISSGLVVPMLYIGALYGRIVGLIMVTLFGVHSTDDIYWAWMDPGAFALIGAASFFGGVSRLTMSLTVIMMEITNDIQFLLPIMVAIMVAKWVGDAFTHPIYHALLEVKCIPFLDSEPVIFHDGKSINLELHSAADAMASPPTVLQCRPTVSELAHVLLDTAYGGFPVVETGPLGNRNEFKGLINRNEICVLLSYESIFERSDAAQDDEVEIPKLDYQTIAVENLENPEVLEECLHQYCEDDKFQHMTVNLKPYVNMSAPCIPSTFSLHRTYIIFRTLGLRHLTVVDHKNCVVGMISRKDLMGFKIEESIAPILKRRQEAERNPVEMTNSTSATMIMSIESD; encoded by the exons ATGTCCAGAAGAAGAAAACTTGTCGTAAATTCAACATTTGATGATGATCACTCTGAATCACATCCATCTGACGATAACAGTCGATTTTTTGCAAGAGGAAGAGATTTTGAAAGTCGTTACGTAAACCACAAGTACACAAGACAGGAACGTGAGTTGTTGGCCACGTATGAGAGTCTTGACTACCTGCCTCCTCACAGCCAGGCTTATAAGACTTGGCTGAGAAAACAACCAGCAAG GTTGGAATGGGACCGATGGGTAATGATGGCGTTGATTGGGTTTTCTACAGGTTTCATTGGTTTCCTTTTGCATCAATCAATTGATCTTATCTCAGATTTTAAATGGGAGAAAACAGAAGAATATATacag gaaAGCTATGCAAAATCTTGGGGATGGTTATTTGGCATTAGTCTGGCTTTAGTTCTTTTTGGTAGTGGTATTGTTGTG TTCCTTAGGCCGTCAGCAGCAGGATCTGGCATGCCTGAACTAATAGGTTTTCTAAACGGTACACTGGTACGAAACATCTTTAATGTCAAGACACTGGTTGTAAAGTTCCTGTCCTGCTTATGTGCTGTTAGTAGTGGACTGCCTGTTGGCCCTGAGGGGCCTATGATTCATATGGG TTCTTTGATAGGAGCAGGCTTAAGCCAGTGTAAGTCAAGAACGCTAAAATTCACTTTGCCAATATTTGAAAGATTTAGAAATCCTGAAGACAG ACGCAACTTCATCTCAGCTGGATCTGCTGCAGGGGTTGCTTCAGCGTTTGGTGCACCTGTTGGTGGCCTCTTGTTTGCAATGGAAGAGGTGTCATCCTTCTGGAGTATGAAGCTTTCATGGCAGATCTTTTTCTGTTGTATGATATCAACGTTTACCACAGACTTGTTCAATTCAGCATTCCAAGCGTTTAGATACCAGGGGAACTTTGGTTTATTTACTTCTGATAAATACATtctttttcag GTTCGCAAAGGTTTAGATGTtaatattttgatgttttttccAACCGTTATAATTGGTGTACTTGGTGGTGTCCTAGGAGGACTATTTGTGTTTTGTAATCTAAAATTAGCCAGATTTCGTCGAGCAAAATTGGCCAAAATCAACAataaaataacgaaaaaagtTGCTAGACTGTTAGAGCCTTGTATCATTGTT GCAATAATGGCAACAGCTAGTGTCTTCCTGCCAGCTATATTTGATTGTAGTCCTTTCACATGCTACTATGAAAACGAATCAGGAAA gCCACCATCAGACTTCAGCCCCAAATGTTTGGACAACCCTGCTGGGTCTACAGAAAAAGAAGTCAGTTACTATACTTGTACCCGTGGAATTGTTGTGAAAGAAGGCGAgaatattacattttcaaatGATACATTTAGTCAAG TTGCTACATTACTGTTTGTAACCGGGGAAGAAGCAATCCATCATCTATTCTCACGTGAAACACATTGGGAGTTCACCTTCGGTCCCTTGTTCACCGTTCTAATATTCTACTTCTTCATGGCATGTTGGAGCTGTGGCCCATCAATCTCAAGTGGTTTAGTTGTGCCTATGTT gtaTATTGGTGCTCTGTATGGTcgaattgtaggcctaataatggtCACTTTGTTTGGAGTGCACTCTACCGATGATATCTATTGGGCTTGGATGGATCCTGGAGCCTTCGCTCTTATAGGAGCAGCTTCATTCTTCGGTGGTGTATCTCGTCTTACCATGTCACTCACAGTTATCATG atggaGATAACAAATGATATTCAATTTCTACTTCCCATTATGGTTGCTATTATGGTTGCTAAGTGGGTTGGAGATGCATTTACACATCCCATTTACCACGCCCTTCTAGAGGTCAAATGTATACCATTCCTTGATTCCGAGCCTGTAATATTTCATGATGGTAAAAG CATTAATCTTGAGCTACATTCAGCAGCTGATGCAATGGCCTCACCACCTACAGTACTTCAATGCCGGCCAACTGTTAGTGAACTAGCTCACGTTCTTCTGGACACAGCATATGGTGGTTTCCCTGTGGTCGAAACCGGGCCTCTTGGCAACCGCAATGAATTTAAGGGCCTCATAAATAG AAATGAAATATGTGTTCTGCTTTCCTATGAATCAATATTTGAGAGATCAGACGCAGCTCAAGATGATGAAGTTGAAATTCCTAAACTTGATTATCAGACG ATTGCGGTGGAAAACCTGGAAAATCCAGAGGTTCTAGAAGAGTGTCTTCACCAGTATTGTGAAGATGATAAGTTTCAACATATGACAGTTAACTTg AAACCCTATGTTAATATGTCTGCTCCATGCATTCCAAGCACATTCTCTTTGCACCGTACCTACATAATATTTCGCACACTTGGTCTGCGTCATCTAACTGTTGTGGATCACAAGAACTGTGTTGTGGGCATGATATCGCGCAAAGACTTGATGGGATTCAAGATCGAGGAGAGCATTGCACCTATACTAAAACGAAGACAAGAGGCTGAACGAAATCCGGTTGAAATGACAAAC AGTACCAGTGCCACCATGATCATGTCCATAGAGTCAGACTAG